One genomic segment of Devosia sp. includes these proteins:
- a CDS encoding VOC family protein, giving the protein MIDTSVQTNVRSAPVLPLTTTLGPVHLAVTDRSKALAIWQDVVGLDLIAEAGNVLTLGAGGRALIVLETGAARPVVPRTIGLYHVAIHVPKRADLAQMAVRALQRNIRISPTDHLVSEAIYLWDLDGNGIEITFETPWRGTLGDPDKGETYAVTAEGRPHSGRDPIDLDGLLAELGPNPQLAARMPAGTRIGHVHVHVSDLNIAMDYYRDVLGFGGLMLIQSFGMGDVGLDYMPHTIAFNVWSGPNAALPPAGAAGLRWFTIGLPDADSLAALKARLEAASAPLAVSGNDLETRDPFGNRIKLVVTG; this is encoded by the coding sequence ATGATCGATACATCCGTCCAGACCAATGTGCGTTCCGCGCCCGTCCTGCCGCTGACCACGACGCTAGGTCCGGTTCACCTCGCGGTGACGGACCGCAGCAAGGCCCTGGCCATCTGGCAGGACGTCGTCGGTCTCGATCTCATTGCCGAGGCCGGCAACGTCCTGACGCTGGGCGCCGGGGGCAGGGCGCTGATCGTGCTGGAAACCGGTGCCGCGCGGCCAGTCGTGCCGCGGACAATCGGGCTCTACCATGTCGCCATCCACGTGCCAAAGCGCGCCGATCTGGCGCAGATGGCGGTGCGGGCCCTGCAGCGCAATATCCGCATCTCGCCGACCGATCATCTGGTGTCCGAGGCCATTTACCTTTGGGACCTCGACGGCAATGGCATTGAAATCACCTTCGAGACGCCCTGGCGGGGTACGCTGGGCGATCCGGACAAGGGCGAAACCTATGCGGTGACCGCCGAGGGCCGCCCCCATTCCGGGCGCGATCCCATCGACCTGGATGGGCTGCTGGCCGAACTTGGACCCAACCCGCAACTGGCCGCGCGGATGCCGGCCGGGACGCGTATCGGACATGTTCATGTGCATGTGAGCGACCTCAACATCGCCATGGACTACTACCGCGATGTGCTGGGCTTTGGCGGTCTGATGCTGATCCAGTCCTTCGGCATGGGCGATGTCGGCCTCGACTACATGCCCCATACCATTGCCTTCAATGTCTGGTCCGGCCCCAATGCGGCCTTGCCGCCGGCGGGCGCGGCAGGCCTGCGCTGGTTCACGATCGGGCTTCCCGATGCCGATAGCCTGGCCGCACTCAAGGCGCGCCTTGAGGCGGCGAGTGCCCCGCTGGCGGTGAGCGGCAACGACCTCGAAACCCGCGATCCGTTCGGCAACCGCATCAAACTGGTGGTCACTGGCTAA
- the argF gene encoding ornithine carbamoyltransferase produces the protein MTTGTPRHFLSIDDFSYAELRGMLNQAGALKARLKDGDRPQLLKDKVLAMIFERQSTRTRVSFDVGMRQLGGETIMLSGQEMQLSREETLSDTAKVLSRYVDAIMIRILSHADLLELSEAATVPVINGLTRRAHPCQIMADLMTFEEHRGPIKGAKVAWVGDSNNVLHSWVNAAELFECELTIAVPDEYSPEKDLMQDINRAGKFVKLTEDPREAVAGADLVITDTWVSMGDVDVAERRRVLKPYQVNTNLMALADKNALFMHDLPAHRGDEVTDEVIDGPQSVVWDEAENRLHAQKAILCWAFGVETN, from the coding sequence ATGACGACCGGCACCCCGAGACATTTTCTTTCCATCGACGATTTTTCCTATGCCGAACTGCGCGGCATGCTCAACCAGGCCGGGGCGCTCAAGGCCCGCCTCAAGGACGGCGATCGGCCCCAGCTCCTCAAGGACAAGGTGCTGGCCATGATTTTTGAGCGCCAGTCCACCCGCACCCGTGTCTCCTTCGACGTCGGCATGCGCCAGCTCGGCGGCGAGACCATCATGCTTTCCGGCCAGGAAATGCAGCTTTCCCGCGAGGAAACGCTTTCGGACACTGCCAAGGTGCTGAGCCGCTACGTCGATGCGATCATGATCCGCATCCTCAGCCATGCCGATCTTCTTGAGCTGTCGGAAGCCGCCACCGTGCCGGTGATCAACGGCCTGACGCGCCGTGCGCATCCGTGCCAGATCATGGCCGATCTCATGACCTTCGAGGAGCACCGCGGCCCCATCAAGGGCGCCAAGGTTGCCTGGGTGGGTGACAGCAACAATGTGCTGCACTCCTGGGTCAACGCGGCCGAGCTCTTCGAATGCGAACTGACCATTGCGGTTCCGGACGAATACAGCCCGGAAAAGGACCTGATGCAGGACATCAATCGCGCCGGAAAATTCGTCAAGCTGACCGAGGATCCGCGCGAAGCCGTGGCCGGGGCCGATCTCGTCATCACCGATACCTGGGTATCGATGGGCGACGTTGACGTGGCCGAGCGCCGCCGGGTCTTGAAACCCTATCAGGTGAACACCAATTTGATGGCCTTGGCGGACAAGAACGCCTTGTTCATGCACGACCTGCCGGCCCATCGCGGCGACGAGGTGACCGACGAGGTCATCGACGGGCCGCAGTCGGTCGTGTGGGACGAAGCCGAAAACCGCCTGCATGCCCAGAAAGCCATTCTGTGCTGGGCCTTCGGAGTCGAGACGAACTAG
- a CDS encoding aminopeptidase, whose product MSNSPIDPVKLDKLGEVAIKVGLQLAEGQDLVITAPIVAAPLVRRITEHAYKAGAGLVTTIYSDEETTLARFRNAKDFSFDRAAGWLYSGMAEAFKGNAARLAIAGDNPMMLAEQDPDKVSRANRANSAAYRPALELITGFDINWNIVSYPSPNWAKLVFPNDPEEVAVAKLADAIFKASRVDRDDPIAAWKEHNANLKARWTWLNGKNFSALKYRGPGTDLTVGLADGHRWKGGASEAKNGVTCNPNIPTEEVFTTPHRLRVEGTVAATKPLSHNGTLIENIQARFEDGRMVELKATKGQDVFNKVLDTDEGARRLGEVALVPHSSPISASGILFYNTLYDENASCHIAMGQCYADCFDGGKTLTPDQIFAQGGNKSLIHIDWMIGSDQVDIDGVHADGTTEPVMRKGEWAF is encoded by the coding sequence ATGAGCAATTCTCCCATCGATCCGGTCAAACTCGACAAGCTCGGCGAAGTCGCAATCAAGGTTGGATTGCAGCTGGCCGAGGGCCAGGACCTCGTCATCACCGCGCCGATCGTCGCCGCGCCCCTGGTCCGTCGCATCACCGAGCACGCCTACAAGGCCGGTGCGGGGCTGGTGACCACCATCTATTCGGACGAGGAGACGACGCTCGCCCGCTTTCGCAATGCCAAGGATTTCAGCTTCGATCGTGCCGCCGGCTGGCTCTATTCGGGCATGGCAGAGGCCTTCAAGGGCAATGCAGCGCGCCTGGCCATTGCCGGCGACAACCCGATGATGCTGGCCGAGCAGGACCCCGACAAGGTCTCGCGCGCCAATCGCGCCAATTCGGCGGCCTACCGTCCGGCGCTGGAGCTGATCACCGGCTTCGACATCAACTGGAACATCGTCTCCTATCCCAGCCCCAACTGGGCCAAGCTGGTCTTCCCTAACGACCCCGAAGAGGTGGCGGTAGCCAAGCTCGCCGATGCCATTTTCAAGGCGTCGCGCGTCGATCGCGACGATCCGATCGCGGCCTGGAAGGAGCACAATGCCAATCTCAAGGCACGCTGGACCTGGCTCAACGGCAAGAATTTTTCCGCGCTCAAATATCGGGGGCCGGGCACCGACCTGACGGTTGGGCTGGCTGACGGCCATCGCTGGAAGGGCGGTGCCTCCGAGGCCAAGAATGGGGTGACCTGCAACCCCAACATCCCGACCGAGGAAGTGTTCACCACCCCACACCGGCTGCGCGTCGAGGGCACGGTGGCGGCCACCAAGCCGCTCAGCCACAACGGCACGCTGATCGAGAATATCCAGGCCCGCTTCGAAGACGGCCGCATGGTCGAACTCAAGGCGACCAAGGGCCAGGATGTGTTCAACAAGGTGCTCGATACCGACGAGGGCGCGCGCCGCCTGGGCGAAGTGGCGCTGGTGCCCCACTCCTCGCCGATCTCGGCCTCGGGCATCCTGTTCTACAACACGCTCTACGACGAGAACGCCTCGTGCCACATCGCCATGGGGCAGTGCTATGCCGACTGCTTCGACGGCGGCAAGACGCTGACGCCGGACCAGATCTTCGCCCAGGGCGGCAACAAGAGCCTCATCCACATCGATTGGATGATCGGTTCGGACCAGGTCGATATCGACGGCGTCCATGCCGATGGCACGACGGAACCGGTCATGCGCAAGGGCGAATGGGCCTTCTGA
- a CDS encoding DUF924 family protein produces MNNAQDVIQFWFVDHGADDWFSGAAAFDDKCHRFADLHAQVARGEAWTWRDSPEGRLAEIILLDQFSRQLHRNSPVAFAQDKMALALAQEAVAGGCDMAVAHDWAMFFYMPYMHAESLVIQDEGVRLFKAYGDDNALEFMRKHRETVARFGRFPFRNKALGRTSTPEEVAYMQEQGDRAF; encoded by the coding sequence ATGAACAATGCACAGGACGTAATTCAATTCTGGTTCGTCGACCACGGCGCCGACGACTGGTTCAGCGGCGCGGCCGCCTTTGACGACAAATGCCACCGCTTCGCGGACCTGCATGCCCAGGTGGCGCGGGGCGAGGCCTGGACCTGGCGCGACAGCCCCGAGGGCCGGCTGGCCGAGATCATCCTGCTCGACCAGTTTTCGCGCCAGTTGCACCGCAATAGCCCCGTCGCCTTCGCGCAGGACAAGATGGCCCTGGCCCTGGCGCAGGAAGCCGTCGCGGGCGGTTGCGACATGGCGGTCGCGCATGACTGGGCCATGTTCTTCTACATGCCCTATATGCATGCCGAATCCCTGGTCATCCAGGACGAGGGTGTGCGCCTGTTCAAGGCCTATGGCGATGACAACGCGCTCGAATTCATGCGCAAGCATCGCGAGACCGTCGCCCGCTTCGGCCGCTTCCCCTTCCGCAACAAGGCGCTGGGCCGCACCAGCACGCCGGAAGAAGTCGCCTATATGCAGGAGCAGGGCGACCGGGCGTTTTAG
- a CDS encoding aspartate aminotransferase family protein, which produces MSALYGTYARSDLAFERGEGMRLYDQHGREYLDFHSGVAVNALGHGDPHLVGALKAAADKVWHTANTFTIPEQERLGQRLVDATFADAVFFTNSGAEALECAIKTARHYFWAKGQEDRYEVIAFTGSFHGRTLGTIAAGGNPDYLQGFGPATPGFRHATPGDLDSVKALITPQTCAILIEPVQGEGGVTAMSAEFMQGLRTLCDANDMLLILDEVQCGFGRTGRFFAYEWSGITPDIVAVAKAIGGGFPLGACLARGDVAASMVPGTHGSTYGGNPLATAIGNAVLDRILAPGFLDTVNAMGQKLTWHLQQLAQKYPDHVLELRGKGLLTGIKIATPVRDMVTRLRDDHQLLAMSAGDNVLRLLPPLIVSEADIEEAIGKISAALDALDAETAAAAGAGS; this is translated from the coding sequence ATGTCTGCGCTCTACGGCACATATGCCCGGTCCGATCTCGCCTTCGAGCGGGGCGAGGGCATGCGCCTGTACGACCAGCATGGCCGCGAATATCTCGACTTTCATTCCGGCGTCGCCGTCAATGCCCTGGGCCATGGCGATCCGCATCTGGTCGGGGCGCTGAAAGCGGCCGCCGACAAGGTCTGGCACACGGCCAATACCTTTACCATTCCCGAGCAGGAGCGGCTGGGTCAGCGGCTCGTCGACGCGACTTTTGCCGATGCGGTGTTCTTCACCAATTCGGGCGCCGAGGCGCTCGAATGCGCGATCAAGACGGCACGGCACTATTTCTGGGCCAAGGGCCAGGAAGACCGCTATGAGGTCATCGCCTTTACCGGGTCTTTCCACGGCCGCACGCTCGGCACCATCGCTGCCGGCGGCAATCCTGACTATCTGCAGGGCTTTGGCCCGGCCACGCCGGGGTTCAGGCATGCCACGCCCGGCGATCTGGACTCGGTCAAGGCGCTGATCACGCCCCAGACCTGCGCCATTCTCATCGAGCCGGTGCAGGGCGAGGGCGGCGTTACCGCCATGAGCGCCGAATTCATGCAGGGCCTGCGCACCCTGTGCGACGCCAACGACATGCTGCTCATTCTCGATGAAGTGCAGTGCGGCTTCGGCCGGACGGGCCGGTTCTTCGCCTATGAGTGGTCCGGTATCACGCCCGACATCGTTGCGGTCGCCAAGGCCATTGGCGGCGGCTTCCCGCTTGGTGCCTGTCTTGCACGCGGTGATGTCGCGGCCTCCATGGTGCCGGGCACGCATGGCTCCACCTATGGCGGCAATCCACTGGCCACCGCGATCGGCAATGCCGTGCTCGATCGCATCCTGGCCCCCGGTTTTCTCGACACCGTCAATGCCATGGGCCAGAAACTGACCTGGCACCTGCAGCAACTGGCGCAGAAATATCCCGACCACGTGCTCGAGCTGCGCGGCAAGGGCCTGCTCACCGGCATCAAGATTGCGACGCCCGTGCGCGACATGGTCACCCGCCTGCGCGACGACCACCAGCTTCTGGCCATGAGTGCCGGGGACAATGTGTTGCGGCTTTTGCCACCGCTCATCGTGTCGGAGGCCGACATCGAAGAGGCCATTGGCAAGATCAGTGCCGCTCTCGATGCGCTCGATGCCGAAACGGCGGCAGCGGCAGGGGCGGGCTCCTGA
- a CDS encoding GcrA family cell cycle regulator — protein sequence MGWTDERVELLKKLWAEGLSASQIAAELGEGVTRNAVIGKVHRLKLSARAKPTNTAPRARPAARPAQRRVASPSGGMGHISAKPRPASMPRPQVMGATALAASPDMEAELYVAPASAELFIPEDKRLNLLQLNEHTCKWPIGDPLTKDFYFCGQHSLESGPYCEFHSRRAYHQLEKKKR from the coding sequence ATGGGCTGGACTGACGAGCGCGTCGAACTTTTGAAGAAACTCTGGGCGGAAGGCCTCAGCGCCAGCCAGATTGCGGCCGAGCTGGGCGAAGGGGTGACGCGCAATGCCGTGATCGGCAAGGTGCATCGCCTCAAGCTCTCGGCGCGGGCCAAGCCCACCAATACCGCACCGCGTGCCCGGCCGGCAGCGCGCCCGGCACAGCGCCGCGTGGCCAGCCCCTCGGGCGGCATGGGCCATATCAGCGCCAAGCCGCGTCCGGCCAGCATGCCGCGTCCGCAGGTGATGGGTGCCACCGCGCTGGCGGCCAGCCCGGACATGGAAGCAGAACTCTACGTGGCCCCGGCCAGCGCCGAGCTGTTCATTCCCGAAGACAAGCGCCTCAACCTGCTGCAGCTCAACGAGCACACCTGCAAGTGGCCGATCGGCGATCCGCTAACCAAGGATTTCTATTTCTGCGGCCAGCACAGCCTGGAAAGCGGCCCCTATTGCGAATTCCACTCGCGCCGCGCCTATCACCAATTGGAAAAGAAGAAGCGCTAA
- a CDS encoding ATP-binding protein, whose product MDDSSPSPPISLVRSALERIAANAPLLLAVAVLVTGFVIFGGLRLELAIAGMVAITGLLSVLSPGGEQAAGTRTLPAEPGPGVTGDIAAFIEALSDPALVIDRRGEVSCRNAAATRQYPSLQPGRVLTLVLRNPELMAAVEATVRTGEVRSFQLHETLPSETWDRVTVSPLRLPGRDWVGDNNRQLLITFQSLTEFKRVESMRSDFIANASHELRTPLASLMGFIDTLLGPAAKDSAARDKFLGIMRGQADRMSRLIDDMLSLSRIEMHQHVRPTGSVDLSALLREVREGLQTQAQAAEIEVILNLPEGQAVVSGDRGQLYEVFENLLDNAMKYGATGQSVEITLTPVQRAGFAHLVSVVDHGPGVEPEHVPRMTERFYRIDAESSRKKKGTGLGLAIVKHIIQRHRGQMVIRSRANPGEGLRVEVLLP is encoded by the coding sequence ATGGACGATTCTTCCCCGTCCCCTCCCATTTCTCTCGTCCGGTCCGCCCTCGAGCGGATCGCCGCCAATGCGCCACTGCTGCTCGCCGTGGCGGTCCTCGTCACCGGCTTCGTGATCTTTGGTGGATTGCGTCTCGAACTGGCCATTGCGGGCATGGTCGCCATTACCGGACTCCTCTCCGTGCTGTCGCCCGGTGGTGAACAGGCCGCGGGCACCCGGACCCTGCCGGCCGAACCGGGCCCGGGCGTGACCGGCGATATCGCCGCCTTCATCGAAGCCCTCAGCGATCCGGCTCTGGTCATCGACCGGCGTGGCGAGGTGAGTTGCCGCAACGCGGCCGCGACCCGGCAATATCCGTCGCTGCAGCCGGGGCGGGTCCTGACGCTGGTGCTGCGCAATCCCGAATTGATGGCGGCGGTCGAGGCCACGGTACGGACGGGCGAGGTTCGCAGCTTCCAACTGCACGAGACCCTGCCATCCGAAACCTGGGATCGGGTGACGGTGTCGCCCCTGCGCCTGCCGGGCCGGGACTGGGTGGGCGACAATAACCGGCAACTGCTCATCACCTTTCAGAGCCTCACCGAGTTCAAGCGCGTTGAATCCATGCGGTCCGATTTCATCGCCAATGCCAGCCACGAACTGCGCACGCCCCTGGCCTCGCTCATGGGCTTCATCGATACCCTGCTCGGGCCCGCCGCCAAGGACAGTGCGGCGCGCGACAAGTTTCTCGGCATCATGCGCGGTCAGGCCGACCGCATGAGCCGGCTGATCGACGACATGCTGAGCCTTTCGCGCATCGAGATGCACCAGCATGTCCGGCCTACCGGCTCGGTCGACCTGTCAGCGCTGCTGCGCGAGGTCAGGGAGGGCCTGCAGACCCAAGCCCAGGCGGCCGAGATCGAGGTGATCCTCAACCTGCCGGAAGGGCAGGCGGTGGTCTCGGGCGATCGCGGGCAGCTCTACGAGGTGTTCGAGAACCTGCTCGACAATGCGATGAAATACGGCGCTACCGGCCAATCGGTCGAAATCACGCTGACGCCGGTGCAGCGGGCGGGCTTTGCCCACCTGGTCAGCGTCGTCGATCATGGGCCGGGCGTCGAGCCCGAGCATGTTCCGCGCATGACCGAGCGCTTCTATCGCATCGACGCTGAATCCAGCCGGAAGAAGAAGGGCACGGGCCTGGGCCTCGCCATCGTCAAGCACATCATCCAGAGGCATCGCGGGCAGATGGTCATCCGCTCCCGCGCCAATCCGGGCGAGGGCCTGCGCGTCGAGGTTCTGCTGCCTTGA
- a CDS encoding ABC transporter ATP-binding protein: protein MSRKKFDFRADAYRNVLGFTFRHWANQPGRIALICLFVITDTLALVTVPFFSGRIVDAIATGGSNAASSAFDAFGIVVALGAFAIFVRWFTFRNIISLTLKMMADIANDGFHRVQRFSTDWHANSFAGSTVRKITRGMWALDALNDTLLVALLPSVVMLGGATIILGAFWPVMGAVVGIGSLIYIGVTVSLSMGFVSPAATLANAWDTRLGGALADAVSCNSVVKAFGAETREEGRLRHVLRKWDQRTRRTWNRGNFSGAIQGFMMVGMQAGILGTGLYMWSQGFASAGDITFVLAMYFTLQGNLREVGMHIRNLQRSVNDMEELVVLDSMPLGIDDRAGSEPIRIGEGAIDFNGVTFQYGAHPTPLYRDFSVRIQPGERVGLVGHSGSGKTTFVKLIQRLYDVNDGAITIDGQNIAEVQQASLRSQIAIVQQEPILFHRTLAENIAYARPGATRHAIVEAAKQANAHDFIMSLPKQYETLVGERGVKLSGGERQRVAIARAFLADAPILILDEATSSLDSESEVMIQQAMERLMEGRTTLVIAHRLSTVRALDRLLVFDKGRIAEEGDHDALIRLHGGIYRRLFERQALELTKGLVA from the coding sequence ATGAGTCGCAAGAAGTTCGATTTTCGCGCTGACGCCTACCGCAACGTGCTCGGCTTCACGTTCCGGCACTGGGCCAACCAGCCCGGGCGGATCGCACTGATCTGCCTGTTCGTCATCACCGACACGCTGGCTCTGGTGACCGTGCCGTTCTTTTCCGGCCGCATCGTCGATGCCATCGCCACCGGCGGCAGCAATGCCGCATCGAGCGCGTTCGATGCCTTCGGCATCGTCGTGGCACTGGGTGCCTTTGCCATCTTCGTGCGCTGGTTCACCTTCCGCAACATCATCTCGCTGACGCTCAAGATGATGGCCGATATCGCCAATGACGGTTTTCACCGGGTACAGCGGTTCTCGACCGACTGGCATGCCAACAGCTTTGCCGGATCGACCGTGCGCAAGATCACCCGCGGCATGTGGGCCCTGGATGCACTCAACGACACCCTGCTGGTGGCGCTGCTCCCTTCGGTGGTCATGCTGGGGGGCGCTACCATCATCCTGGGCGCCTTCTGGCCGGTCATGGGTGCCGTCGTCGGCATCGGTTCGCTGATCTATATCGGCGTCACCGTGTCGCTCTCCATGGGGTTTGTCTCGCCGGCGGCAACGCTGGCCAATGCCTGGGACACGCGCCTGGGCGGCGCGCTGGCCGATGCGGTCAGTTGCAACTCCGTGGTCAAGGCCTTCGGCGCCGAAACCCGTGAGGAGGGCCGGTTGCGCCACGTCCTGCGCAAGTGGGATCAGCGCACCCGCCGCACCTGGAATCGCGGCAATTTCAGCGGCGCCATCCAGGGTTTCATGATGGTCGGGATGCAGGCCGGCATCCTGGGCACCGGGCTCTATATGTGGAGCCAGGGCTTTGCCAGCGCCGGCGATATCACCTTCGTGCTGGCCATGTATTTCACCCTGCAGGGCAACCTGCGCGAGGTGGGCATGCATATCCGCAACCTGCAGCGTTCGGTCAACGACATGGAAGAGCTCGTTGTTCTCGACTCCATGCCGCTGGGCATCGACGACCGGGCCGGATCGGAACCGATCCGCATCGGCGAAGGCGCCATCGATTTTAACGGCGTGACATTCCAGTATGGGGCGCACCCGACCCCGCTCTATCGCGATTTCTCGGTGCGCATCCAGCCCGGGGAACGGGTCGGGCTGGTGGGTCACTCCGGCTCGGGAAAGACCACGTTCGTCAAGCTGATCCAGCGCCTCTATGACGTCAATGACGGCGCCATCACCATCGATGGGCAGAACATTGCCGAGGTGCAGCAGGCCAGCCTGCGCAGCCAGATCGCCATCGTGCAGCAGGAGCCCATCCTGTTCCACCGGACCCTGGCCGAGAACATCGCCTATGCACGGCCGGGCGCGACACGCCATGCCATTGTCGAAGCCGCCAAGCAGGCCAATGCGCATGACTTCATCATGAGCCTGCCCAAGCAGTATGAGACACTGGTGGGCGAGCGCGGGGTGAAGCTGTCGGGTGGGGAGCGCCAGCGCGTGGCTATCGCCCGGGCGTTCCTCGCCGATGCCCCGATCCTCATCCTTGATGAGGCGACCTCGAGCCTCGACAGCGAGAGCGAGGTAATGATCCAGCAGGCCATGGAACGGCTCATGGAAGGCCGGACCACGCTGGTCATCGCCCACCGTCTCTCGACCGTGCGGGCGCTCGACCGGCTCCTCGTCTTCGACAAGGGGCGCATTGCCGAGGAAGGCGACCACGATGCCTTGATCCGCCTCCATGGCGGCATCTATCGCCGCCTGTTCGAGCGCCAGGCACTGGAACTGACCAAGGGTCTGGTGGCCTGA
- a CDS encoding zinc-binding alcohol dehydrogenase family protein: MRAIRCNAPGELELVDIDRPELQPGRVRVAISHVGICGTDYHIYEGKHPFLQYPRIMGHELSGRVIDANGAADFAAGDAVVINPYLACHACPACREGKTNCCETLTVLGVHGDGGMAEEIVLPAENLYRADGLSLRDAAMVEFLAIGAHAVRRTELQPGWRVLVVGGGPIGLGVAFFARIEGAEVTILDAAQDKLEAAEQFGFAGVLVGDRDGDAFRQAMGSGFDAVFDATGSIAAMNGAVAYCRNGGALTLVGVVKGTLNWEDPEIHRRELTIRASRNATRQDFEHVMDAIRAGKIPTDELATHATGFDAVPAKLPEWAKARQGLIKAIISL, encoded by the coding sequence ATGCGCGCCATTCGTTGCAACGCGCCCGGTGAACTGGAACTGGTGGACATCGACCGGCCGGAGCTACAGCCCGGCCGGGTGCGCGTGGCCATCAGCCATGTGGGCATCTGCGGCACCGATTACCACATCTATGAAGGCAAGCATCCCTTCCTCCAATATCCCCGCATCATGGGCCATGAGCTTTCGGGCCGCGTGATCGATGCCAATGGGGCAGCGGATTTTGCAGCGGGGGATGCGGTGGTCATCAACCCCTATCTCGCCTGTCACGCCTGCCCGGCCTGCCGGGAAGGCAAGACCAATTGCTGCGAGACGCTGACCGTGCTCGGGGTGCATGGCGATGGCGGCATGGCCGAGGAAATCGTGCTGCCGGCCGAAAACCTCTATCGGGCAGACGGCCTCAGCCTGCGCGATGCGGCCATGGTCGAATTCCTGGCCATTGGCGCCCATGCGGTTCGCCGGACCGAACTCCAGCCGGGCTGGCGCGTGCTGGTGGTCGGCGGCGGCCCCATCGGGCTGGGCGTCGCCTTTTTCGCCCGGATTGAGGGTGCAGAGGTGACCATTCTTGATGCGGCACAGGACAAGCTCGAAGCGGCGGAGCAGTTCGGCTTTGCCGGGGTGCTGGTCGGGGATCGTGATGGAGACGCGTTCAGGCAGGCGATGGGAAGCGGTTTCGACGCCGTTTTCGATGCCACCGGGTCGATTGCGGCCATGAACGGGGCCGTCGCCTATTGCCGCAATGGCGGAGCGCTGACGCTGGTCGGCGTGGTCAAGGGGACGCTCAACTGGGAAGACCCGGAAATCCACCGGCGCGAACTGACCATCCGGGCCTCGCGCAATGCCACGCGGCAGGATTTCGAGCATGTGATGGACGCCATTCGAGCGGGCAAAATTCCCACCGATGAACTGGCAACCCATGCCACGGGCTTCGATGCCGTTCCAGCCAAACTGCCCGAATGGGCGAAAGCGCGTCAGGGGCTGATCAAGGCGATCATTTCCCTATAG
- the ppk2 gene encoding polyphosphate kinase 2, with the protein MTDPNETFDIDNPELPKAIKKAAYASGDYPYDEKLDDDDYDTQMYALQKQLVLHQAHMQKAGARTVVVFEGRDAAGKGGTIKRFLENLNPRYNIIAALPKPNDRERTQWYFQRYVDWLPAAGEMVLFDRSWYNRAVVEPVMGFCTPEQTDVFLDEAPEFEKRLTRDGIRLVKFWLSIGREMQLKRFHDRRHDPLKTWKLSPVDLEALNKWDEYSQARDRMLKRTDSKHAPWTVIRANDKNRLRLNAIRTVLLGADYDGKDEGEIGRIDKKVVLSAEDFLAIKGE; encoded by the coding sequence GTGACCGACCCCAACGAGACCTTCGACATCGACAATCCCGAGCTTCCCAAGGCCATCAAGAAAGCCGCCTATGCTTCGGGCGACTATCCTTACGACGAAAAGCTCGACGATGACGATTATGACACGCAGATGTATGCGCTGCAAAAGCAGTTGGTGCTGCATCAGGCGCATATGCAAAAGGCCGGGGCACGCACGGTGGTGGTGTTCGAGGGGCGCGACGCGGCCGGCAAGGGCGGGACGATCAAGCGGTTCCTCGAAAATCTCAATCCGCGCTACAACATTATCGCCGCCCTGCCCAAGCCCAATGATCGCGAACGCACCCAGTGGTATTTCCAGCGCTATGTCGACTGGCTGCCGGCGGCGGGCGAAATGGTGCTGTTCGACCGCTCCTGGTACAATCGCGCCGTGGTCGAGCCGGTTATGGGTTTCTGCACCCCCGAACAGACGGATGTGTTTCTCGACGAGGCGCCGGAGTTCGAAAAGCGCCTGACCCGCGACGGTATTCGCCTCGTCAAATTCTGGCTGTCCATCGGGCGGGAAATGCAGCTCAAGCGGTTTCACGACCGCCGCCACGACCCGCTCAAGACCTGGAAATTGTCGCCGGTCGACCTCGAAGCCCTCAACAAGTGGGATGAGTATTCGCAGGCCCGCGACCGCATGCTCAAGCGCACCGACAGCAAACACGCGCCCTGGACGGTGATCCGGGCCAATGACAAGAACCGCCTGCGCCTCAACGCCATCCGCACCGTCCTGCTCGGCGCCGACTACGACGGAAAGGACGAGGGCGAGATCGGCCGGATCGACAAGAAGGTCGTGCTCAGCGCAGAGGATTTTCTGGCCATCAAGGGCGAGTAG